Proteins co-encoded in one Spirosoma endbachense genomic window:
- a CDS encoding ion transporter, producing MLHLRKSLFRILETSAGKRRGISLIFNLLLITIITLNALAIVLHTVPEYNQRFARLFYDFEVFSVGFFTVEYLLRIWVCVENEKYHHWFWGRLRYIFSTAALIDFLAIFPFYFTLFATDLAIVRILRLFRIFRLFRISRYSHAFRMIQSVVNDKKEELILSTILVIFMLIIVSSVMYYVEHSAQPDKFSSIPATMWWGVTAMTTVGYGDIHPITPLGKLLGGIAAIVGIGLFALPTGILVSGFNEHIRVQKKPRITYCPHCGKEIVNH from the coding sequence ATGCTACATCTCCGTAAATCCCTTTTCCGTATCCTCGAGACCTCGGCTGGCAAGCGTCGGGGAATCAGTTTGATCTTCAACCTGCTGCTGATTACCATTATTACGCTAAACGCACTTGCGATCGTACTTCATACTGTTCCGGAATATAATCAGCGTTTTGCCCGATTATTTTACGATTTTGAAGTGTTTTCAGTCGGGTTCTTTACCGTCGAATATTTGTTGCGCATATGGGTCTGCGTCGAGAATGAGAAGTATCATCATTGGTTCTGGGGACGGCTGCGCTACATTTTCTCTACCGCAGCCCTCATCGACTTTCTGGCCATTTTCCCCTTCTACTTTACCTTATTTGCCACTGATCTTGCCATCGTGCGGATTCTGCGGTTATTCCGAATTTTTCGTCTGTTTCGTATCTCGCGCTATTCCCACGCCTTCCGCATGATACAGAGCGTTGTCAATGACAAAAAAGAAGAACTGATCTTGAGCACAATACTTGTCATTTTCATGCTGATCATTGTCTCCAGTGTCATGTATTATGTCGAACATTCGGCCCAGCCCGACAAGTTTTCGAGCATTCCGGCTACCATGTGGTGGGGTGTTACGGCGATGACAACGGTTGGTTACGGTGATATTCATCCAATAACCCCGCTTGGAAAATTGCTGGGTGGTATTGCGGCTATTGTCGGAATTGGACTGTTTGCTTTACCAACCGGTATTTTAGTATCAGGTTTCAATGAACATATCCGTGTTCAGAAGAAACCAAGAATAACCTACTGCCCTCATTGTGGAAAAGAGATCGTCAATCATTAA
- a CDS encoding phosphotriesterase family protein: MYSRRSFLQSSLAGLLFVRKPKRMVQTVTGPLSASAMGLTLIHEHVLVDFIGADRISPDRWNRSEVVAKMLPHLTELKQLGCQTILDCTPSFLGKDPLLLKQLSQQSGVRILTNTGYYGASDNKFLPAHGLTETADQLAERWVADFERGIDGTGVRPGFIKIGVNPGSLSELHRKLVMAAARTHKRTGLTICSHTGPYVPAFEELAILKKEGVRPDAFVWVHAQGSNSVHYARFVREGAWVSLDGLDNSNVDKYAETLLLMKENRFLHRTLLSHDAGWYDPAKPDGGSIDRDYTVLFKRLMPTLNKQGFTKNDWKQILVDNPAEAFSLSEPGFK; this comes from the coding sequence ATGTACTCTCGTCGTTCGTTTTTGCAAAGCTCGCTGGCTGGCCTGTTGTTTGTTCGCAAACCCAAACGGATGGTTCAGACCGTAACGGGACCGTTATCGGCATCGGCTATGGGTCTGACACTCATTCATGAACACGTGCTGGTAGACTTTATTGGCGCGGACAGGATTAGTCCGGATCGCTGGAATCGAAGTGAGGTCGTTGCAAAAATGCTACCTCATCTGACGGAGTTGAAACAGTTGGGTTGTCAGACCATACTGGATTGTACCCCATCTTTCCTGGGTAAAGATCCACTTTTATTAAAACAGCTGTCACAGCAGTCGGGCGTCCGGATACTGACGAATACGGGTTATTATGGAGCGTCCGATAATAAATTTTTACCGGCTCATGGCCTAACCGAAACCGCCGACCAACTGGCCGAACGCTGGGTCGCTGATTTTGAGAGGGGGATTGACGGGACAGGTGTTCGGCCGGGGTTTATCAAAATCGGCGTTAACCCCGGATCATTGTCGGAACTTCACCGGAAGCTCGTCATGGCGGCTGCCCGTACGCACAAACGTACAGGTCTGACCATCTGCTCGCATACAGGTCCTTACGTCCCCGCTTTTGAGGAGTTAGCTATCCTGAAAAAGGAAGGTGTTCGGCCTGATGCATTTGTGTGGGTTCATGCGCAGGGCAGTAATTCAGTTCATTACGCCCGTTTTGTTCGGGAAGGTGCCTGGGTTAGCCTGGACGGTTTAGACAACAGCAATGTGGATAAATATGCCGAAACACTATTGCTGATGAAAGAAAACCGATTTCTTCACCGGACGCTCCTTTCGCACGATGCGGGCTGGTATGATCCTGCGAAACCAGATGGAGGCTCCATTGACCGGGATTATACAGTCCTGTTTAAACGGCTTATGCCTACCCTGAATAAACAGGGATTCACGAAAAACGACTGGAAACAGATTCTGGTCGATAATCCAGCAGAAGCGTTTAGCCTGTCTGAACCGGGATTTAAGTGA
- a CDS encoding DNA polymerase III subunit gamma/tau — MENFVVSARKYRPATFDTVVGQEHITTTLKNAIKTNHLASAFLFCGPRGVGKTTCARILAKTINCQNLTAEGEACDTCESCVSFNQSASFNIHELDAASNNSVEDIRNLIDQVRYPPQSGKYKIYIIDEVHMLSSAAFNAFLKTLEEPPSYAIFILATTEKHKILPTILSRCQIFDFNRIQPQHIASHLAQIAEKEGIVAESEALDLIAQKADGGLRDALSMFDLNVTFAADRIIRYKEVLDNLHILDYDYYFKLTDLLLSGNLPQSLLTADEILRKGFDGHQFVVGLCRHFRDLLVCKDAATVQLLQVTENVRRQYLDQSARAPMSFLLSALSLGGQCDMNYKQAKDQRLHTELWLMKLANLRNLLNWDAVPELPHNGSLASERSTADQPADEKKNSDPIHEQPIQSAASIGQLIEQHPITSEPINGYRTAPPTNGTNGTASTGSHTNGNTAAGNASTTDTATLPNPSTIKPKIAPPTRPATSRLRSTVALTTGPVQPAAETAEEVVVAAPSRPDKPFSLEELQDSWLTFAKIRHSQNDSATEQLVLNRTITLDGTTIHITLDNTLQVGYLTELKPELLGYLRTELQNSRIQVEHTVMVQEVKKMIYSSQDKFNYLAEKNPALHELRKVLNLEVDY; from the coding sequence ATGGAAAATTTCGTGGTCTCGGCCCGCAAGTACCGTCCTGCCACCTTCGACACCGTCGTAGGACAGGAGCACATTACCACCACACTTAAAAACGCCATCAAGACCAATCACTTAGCGTCGGCGTTTCTATTCTGTGGGCCGCGTGGAGTCGGCAAGACAACCTGCGCCCGTATTCTGGCCAAGACAATTAATTGCCAAAATCTAACTGCCGAGGGTGAAGCCTGCGATACCTGCGAGTCATGCGTGAGCTTCAACCAAAGTGCGTCGTTCAATATTCACGAACTGGATGCGGCTTCGAATAACTCCGTTGAAGACATTCGTAATCTGATCGATCAGGTTCGTTATCCGCCCCAGTCGGGTAAGTATAAGATTTACATCATTGACGAGGTGCACATGCTCTCGTCGGCGGCTTTTAATGCCTTTTTGAAAACACTGGAGGAACCCCCCTCCTACGCTATTTTCATTCTGGCAACGACCGAAAAGCACAAAATTCTGCCGACAATTCTGTCACGATGCCAGATTTTCGACTTTAACCGAATTCAGCCGCAGCATATCGCCAGCCACCTTGCCCAAATCGCCGAAAAAGAAGGCATCGTGGCAGAAAGTGAAGCGCTTGACCTGATCGCACAAAAAGCCGATGGTGGTCTTCGCGATGCGCTGTCGATGTTCGATCTGAATGTCACGTTCGCTGCCGACCGAATCATCCGGTATAAGGAGGTGCTGGATAATCTGCACATCCTCGATTACGACTACTATTTCAAACTGACCGATCTGCTGCTGTCGGGTAATCTACCGCAGAGTCTGCTTACGGCAGACGAAATACTGCGCAAAGGGTTTGATGGTCACCAGTTTGTGGTTGGTTTATGCCGCCACTTCCGCGATTTGCTGGTTTGTAAGGATGCGGCAACCGTTCAGTTACTGCAAGTGACCGAGAACGTTCGACGGCAATACCTCGACCAGTCGGCACGGGCCCCTATGTCATTTTTGCTGTCGGCGCTGAGCCTGGGCGGGCAGTGTGATATGAATTACAAACAAGCCAAAGACCAACGGTTACATACCGAACTTTGGCTGATGAAACTGGCCAATCTGCGTAACCTGCTCAACTGGGACGCCGTACCTGAGTTACCGCACAATGGCTCACTAGCCAGCGAACGTTCTACTGCCGATCAGCCGGCAGATGAAAAAAAAAACAGCGATCCAATTCACGAACAGCCCATTCAGTCAGCAGCTAGTATCGGCCAACTGATCGAGCAGCACCCAATTACCAGCGAACCCATTAATGGTTACAGGACTGCCCCGCCAACAAACGGCACCAATGGAACTGCATCTACAGGTAGCCATACAAACGGGAATACAGCCGCAGGAAATGCATCAACTACCGATACGGCTACCCTGCCAAACCCTTCTACAATAAAGCCAAAGATTGCTCCGCCAACACGCCCGGCCACGAGCCGTCTTCGGTCAACAGTTGCGCTTACTACCGGGCCTGTTCAGCCTGCGGCAGAAACGGCAGAAGAAGTTGTTGTAGCCGCACCCAGTCGGCCAGATAAACCATTCAGTCTGGAGGAGTTACAGGATTCCTGGCTAACATTTGCCAAAATCCGGCACAGCCAGAATGATTCCGCTACGGAACAGTTGGTATTGAATCGGACGATAACGCTCGATGGCACTACTATTCATATAACGCTGGACAACACGTTGCAGGTCGGCTACCTCACCGAACTAAAGCCCGAATTGCTTGGCTACCTGCGCACCGAACTACAGAATAGCAGGATCCAGGTTGAACACACAGTGATGGTTCAGGAGGTTAAGAAGATGATTTACAGTTCGCAGGACAAATTTAATTACCTCGCCGAAAAAAATCCGGCCCTGCATGAACTCAGAAAAGTGTTGAATCTGGAGGTTGATTATTAA
- a CDS encoding patatin-like phospholipase family protein — protein MPITRLQHELLYTGLTSVFGEFDDRFFALIEPKLQWVEMSGGDVLFNQNDPGDAMYFVSSGRLQVFVDDSDGNPRRIGEVMRGGIVGEMSILANEPHWATVIALRDSVLIKLSKEVFELLIAAYPKVAMNLSKRIIERLKFAHLPQKSIKKRANICLLALHEHIDLEKIGHALGQVLQQKSTVYIASSKLANQLFQNDIAQTAKIDCEENWQLSNWLDEQELQHDFLILLADKPAHHEPYSEWTRRCLREADEIVLIADAQQSPQLTDAEKYHQPGRLVTDPMQTLVLVHPANTVTPRHTADWLHHRPLVKQHYHIRQGLSRDISRLARLLSGTAIGLVLAGGGAKGFAHLGVLKALQEFNIPVDFVGGTSVGGLLAASVSFDQPLDIMRQHLKKAAFFNPTKDYNWLPLISLIRGKRIDQMIQDTVRAFIGHSEANIEDMWLTLFTVSSNYTLAREEIHSRGPLVKYLKATTAIPGVFPPVIDGDNLLVDGGMFNNFPVDVMSRMPVGKVIGVDLSIDKLHKMTIDTIPSPTELLRDRLRPKKLRKYRLPSLLAIMLNATLLSSAARRNETKQHLDLYFNPDVTQFGLMQWASFDNVVDMGYEHAKRILLQMTEAEREAFRG, from the coding sequence ATGCCGATTACACGTCTACAGCATGAGTTACTGTATACTGGTTTAACCAGTGTTTTTGGTGAATTTGATGATCGCTTTTTTGCTTTAATTGAGCCTAAACTTCAGTGGGTCGAGATGAGCGGGGGCGATGTGCTCTTTAATCAAAATGATCCCGGTGATGCCATGTATTTTGTGAGTAGCGGACGATTACAGGTTTTCGTGGACGATAGCGATGGAAACCCCAGGCGAATCGGCGAAGTCATGCGGGGTGGAATCGTGGGCGAAATGAGTATTCTGGCCAATGAGCCTCATTGGGCTACCGTCATTGCCTTACGCGATAGTGTCCTGATAAAGCTCTCGAAAGAGGTTTTTGAGCTACTCATCGCGGCCTATCCAAAGGTGGCGATGAACCTGAGCAAACGAATAATTGAGCGGCTTAAGTTCGCTCATCTTCCGCAGAAATCCATTAAGAAACGGGCCAATATCTGTCTGCTTGCCCTTCATGAACATATTGATCTGGAGAAAATAGGCCATGCTTTAGGTCAGGTACTCCAGCAGAAAAGTACCGTTTACATTGCATCCAGTAAACTGGCGAATCAGCTATTTCAGAACGATATAGCCCAGACGGCTAAAATTGACTGCGAAGAAAACTGGCAACTTTCCAACTGGCTCGATGAACAGGAATTGCAGCATGATTTTTTGATTTTGCTGGCCGACAAACCGGCGCATCATGAACCTTATAGCGAGTGGACACGGCGGTGTTTACGTGAGGCTGATGAAATCGTGCTGATTGCCGATGCCCAGCAATCTCCCCAATTGACCGATGCCGAAAAATACCACCAGCCGGGGCGCTTGGTAACTGACCCCATGCAGACACTGGTGCTGGTACACCCCGCCAATACGGTTACTCCCCGCCATACCGCCGACTGGTTGCATCACCGGCCACTGGTAAAACAGCATTATCATATTCGGCAGGGGTTATCCCGTGATATAAGTCGTCTGGCCCGACTGCTTAGCGGAACGGCCATCGGACTTGTCCTGGCTGGGGGTGGCGCTAAGGGGTTTGCGCATCTGGGCGTATTAAAAGCCCTTCAGGAGTTCAATATTCCGGTTGATTTTGTGGGCGGTACCAGTGTAGGTGGTCTTCTGGCAGCTTCCGTCTCGTTCGATCAACCGCTGGATATTATGCGGCAGCATTTGAAAAAAGCAGCATTTTTTAATCCAACCAAAGATTATAACTGGCTACCGTTGATTTCGCTTATCCGCGGGAAACGAATCGACCAGATGATTCAGGATACGGTCAGGGCTTTTATCGGACATTCAGAAGCGAATATTGAAGATATGTGGCTGACCTTGTTTACGGTATCGAGTAATTACACCCTGGCTCGCGAAGAGATCCACTCGCGGGGGCCACTGGTAAAATACCTGAAAGCGACGACAGCTATTCCGGGCGTATTTCCCCCGGTTATCGATGGCGACAATCTGCTGGTCGATGGTGGGATGTTCAATAATTTTCCGGTAGATGTCATGAGCCGAATGCCGGTCGGCAAAGTGATTGGCGTTGATTTGAGCATCGATAAACTCCATAAGATGACTATCGATACCATACCAAGCCCAACTGAACTGTTGCGCGACCGGCTCCGTCCCAAAAAGCTGCGAAAATACCGGCTTCCTTCGTTACTCGCGATTATGCTCAATGCCACACTATTGAGTAGTGCCGCCCGACGCAACGAAACCAAACAGCACCTGGATCTTTACTTTAATCCCGATGTAACTCAATTTGGGCTGATGCAGTGGGCTTCGTTCGATAATGTAGTAGATATGGGTTATGAGCACGCCAAACGCATATTACTGCAAATGACCGAAGCTGAACGGGAGGCTTTTCGGGGATAA
- a CDS encoding GNAT family N-acetyltransferase, which yields MITPEIVNDQYIVQVANENHLRLAETICHEMEESAKARGTGIAKRSPIYVMEKMLEGKAIIAMTLSGDWVGFCYIETWEHGKFVANSGLIVHPEHRKSGIATRIKGKAFELSRTMFPDAKIIGITTSLAVMKINSDLGYQPVTLSELPGDEAFWKGCQTCANFDILTRTNRKHCLCTGMLYDPEEHKQEEKTEKWNFLKESKLYERWMRIKERILLRLKPADRSRSRKVNRELETVA from the coding sequence ATGATTACGCCAGAAATAGTAAACGATCAATACATTGTTCAGGTCGCCAATGAAAATCATCTGCGGTTAGCTGAAACAATCTGCCATGAAATGGAAGAGAGCGCGAAAGCCCGGGGAACCGGTATCGCCAAGCGTTCACCCATTTACGTTATGGAGAAAATGCTCGAAGGTAAAGCCATTATTGCCATGACCCTTTCGGGTGATTGGGTTGGGTTTTGCTACATCGAGACATGGGAGCACGGTAAATTCGTGGCGAACTCCGGTCTGATTGTTCATCCTGAACATCGCAAGAGTGGTATCGCTACACGGATCAAAGGGAAAGCCTTCGAACTTTCCCGGACAATGTTTCCGGATGCCAAGATTATTGGTATTACGACTAGTCTGGCCGTGATGAAAATCAACTCTGATCTAGGATACCAACCCGTGACACTTAGTGAGTTGCCAGGTGATGAGGCATTCTGGAAAGGATGTCAGACTTGCGCTAATTTCGATATTCTGACCCGCACTAACCGCAAGCATTGTCTCTGTACCGGTATGCTTTATGATCCGGAAGAGCATAAGCAGGAAGAGAAAACAGAAAAGTGGAATTTTCTGAAAGAATCTAAATTATATGAACGCTGGATGCGCATTAAAGAACGCATTCTGCTTCGCTTAAAACCGGCTGATCGTTCACGTAGTCGTAAAGTGAACAGAGAACTGGAAACTGTAGCTTAG
- a CDS encoding T9SS type A sorting domain-containing protein — translation MKHFYLVIIFSFLTLAVQAQIITQWNFNGLLGLGTTTPSVGTGTVVNVGGTTTAFNSGAGSSDPALLLNSGDNLASFPAPGTNNKSAGLEIRVSTAGKQNIKLSFDLRLSASAAKLATIQYSINGGVSFVDFSTLTIGSATTWVNGNTYDFSSITALNNNANARFRVVSTMSGSGGTAYEGVSGAYSTSGTYRFDMVTVQGTDIPLPVTYSGFNARYTESKTVAITWATSLEHDNAHFDIERSADIESFQLIGRVEGKGTSDAKQQYSFTDEVPMAGWNYYRLKQVDLDGKTSYSKLIAVLNEATLTGDELSLSPNPADRDLTIRINSSAKIAQVMVYTMQGHHVSQSTSAINQLDVSALPAGIYILEVRTTDNRVLRQRFVKR, via the coding sequence ATGAAGCATTTTTATCTAGTAATCATTTTTTCGTTTTTAACGCTGGCTGTACAGGCACAGATAATCACCCAATGGAACTTTAACGGACTGCTTGGGCTTGGGACGACAACGCCTTCTGTAGGAACGGGTACCGTAGTCAATGTTGGCGGAACTACAACGGCATTTAACAGTGGAGCAGGAAGCTCTGATCCCGCATTACTTCTAAATTCCGGGGATAACCTGGCATCCTTTCCTGCACCGGGAACAAACAACAAAAGCGCAGGCCTCGAGATACGAGTATCAACGGCTGGCAAGCAGAACATAAAACTTTCGTTTGACCTTCGCCTGAGTGCATCAGCCGCAAAATTGGCCACGATCCAGTACTCCATAAATGGAGGGGTTAGCTTTGTCGACTTTAGCACCCTTACAATAGGGTCTGCTACTACCTGGGTTAATGGTAACACGTATGATTTCTCATCAATTACGGCACTAAATAACAATGCTAATGCTCGTTTTCGTGTCGTTTCGACAATGAGTGGTAGTGGCGGAACTGCTTATGAAGGCGTTAGTGGTGCATATAGTACAAGCGGTACTTATCGCTTCGACATGGTAACTGTACAGGGCACAGATATTCCCCTCCCCGTCACTTACTCCGGCTTCAATGCCCGCTATACAGAGTCAAAAACAGTGGCAATTACCTGGGCAACGTCATTAGAACATGATAATGCACATTTTGATATTGAGCGTAGTGCTGATATTGAGTCGTTTCAACTGATTGGCCGTGTCGAGGGAAAAGGCACAAGTGATGCAAAGCAGCAGTATTCCTTCACCGATGAAGTGCCTATGGCTGGCTGGAACTATTACCGACTGAAACAGGTCGACCTTGATGGTAAAACAAGCTACTCTAAACTAATAGCTGTTCTTAATGAAGCTACTTTAACCGGCGATGAACTCAGCCTGTCGCCTAATCCTGCTGATCGTGATTTGACTATTCGTATCAACAGCAGTGCCAAAATCGCGCAGGTCATGGTATATACAATGCAGGGCCACCACGTAAGCCAGTCAACGAGTGCAATAAATCAGCTTGACGTGTCGGCATTGCCAGCCGGAATCTATATACTGGAAGTCCGAACAACAGATAACCGTGTCTTGCGTCAACGATTCGTGAAGCGGTAA